Below is a window of Paraburkholderia kururiensis DNA.
CGACTTCGCGGGCGGAACCGTCGTCCATATCAATGCCGGGATCGCGGCGCTCGTGGGCGCCGTGATGATCGGCAAGCGGGTGGGCTTTGGTCGCGAGTCCATGGCGCCGCATAGCCTGACGATGACGATGATCGGCGCGTCGCTGTTGTGGGTGGGATGGTTCGGCTTCAATGTGGGCTCCGCGCTGGAGGCAAGCGGTGGCGCGACGCTCGCGTTCGTCACGACGCTGCTCGCCACGTGCGCCGCCACGGTCTCGTGGACCGGCGTCGAGTGGGCGCTGAAGAAGAAGCCGTCGATGCTCGGCGCGGTGTCGGGCGCTATTGCGGGCCTCGTCGTCATCACGCCCGCGTGCGGCTTCGTCGGTCCGATGGGCGCGCTTGTGATGGGCGGCGTGGCCGGCGCGCTGTGCTACTGGGGCGTGAACGGACTTAAGCGGCTGATCGGCGTGGACGATTCACTGGACGTGTTCGGCGTGCATTGCATCGGCGGAATTGCCGGCGCGCTCCTGACCGGCGTGTTCGCATCGCCGTCGCTGGGCGGCACCGGCATCTACGACTACACCGCGAACAAGGTGGCCGACTATCACATCGCGGATCAATTGATCGCGCAGTGTTGGGGCGTGGGTACGTCGCTCGTGTGGTCGGCGGTCGTCTCGATCATTGCGTTCAAGCTGGTCGACCTGACGATCGGGCTGCGCGTGGATGCCGACGGCGAGCGTGAAGGGCTCGACGTCAGTTCGCACGGCGAGACGGCCTACCATCCGTGAACGTGTCGGCGTCAGGCGCGTGGCTCACGCGCTGCTGACTCACGTGCTACC
It encodes the following:
- a CDS encoding ammonium transporter; this encodes MIGLLALMGTLFLAMPAWAQTGPAAPMPNKGDTAWMIVATLLVVMMAAPGLGLFYGGMVRAKNMLSILMQTLVVFCLLGVLWALYGYSIAFTEGNAFFGGLSKAFLAGITPDSTAATFSKGVVIPEFIYVSFQLTFAAITPALIVGGIAERAKFSAVLMFMVLWFTFSYLPIAHMVWYWAGPDAYTSAAAADKANASAGFLFQKGAIDFAGGTVVHINAGIAALVGAVMIGKRVGFGRESMAPHSLTMTMIGASLLWVGWFGFNVGSALEASGGATLAFVTTLLATCAATVSWTGVEWALKKKPSMLGAVSGAIAGLVVITPACGFVGPMGALVMGGVAGALCYWGVNGLKRLIGVDDSLDVFGVHCIGGIAGALLTGVFASPSLGGTGIYDYTANKVADYHIADQLIAQCWGVGTSLVWSAVVSIIAFKLVDLTIGLRVDADGEREGLDVSSHGETAYHP